From a single Solanum dulcamara chromosome 4, daSolDulc1.2, whole genome shotgun sequence genomic region:
- the LOC129884958 gene encoding uncharacterized protein LOC129884958, producing the protein MAGTRPLVNFAFYFAVVLAATTVTMSLQGMAARDMSLDIVAIEQKLIPVGDIVTCLKRCYVQSDCSDGWLCSDCANDAFDQGGKHCDKFTASGQGYFAMLSQAQFAV; encoded by the exons ATGGCTGGAACACGTCCTTTGGTTAACTTTGCATTTTACTTTGCTGTTGTCCTAGCAGCAACTACTG TTACTATGTCGCTGCAAGGAATGGCTGCGCGCGACATGTCTCTTGATATCGTAGCGATTGAACAGAAATTAATTCCGGTTGGTGATATAGTAACTTGCTTGAAAAGATGCTACGTGCAGAGTGATTGCAGCGATGGTTGGCTTTGTTCAGATTGCGCGAATGATGCATTTGATCAAGGTGGAAAGCACTGCGACAAGTTTACTGCTTCTGGACAAGGATATTTCGCGATGCTCAGTCAAGCTCAATTTGCAGTTTAG